The DNA sequence cctgcgagtgcacttctacatcaagacaaactctccatgcaaagatagggagcaaatgcattgacagggttgccactttatttggggactccaaaactgaaaacacggcaaccctgctaatatatttgctccttatctttgcatggagagtttgtcttgatgtagaggtggactctcaggatagcgtaagatatcccctccattttggcctcaatttgagagcgttttttgagcttgggagttgatttcagaaaaaaccaatggcaccgtcgtgttttttttcgcgaatttttacataagaatcagtggtcaaatcgcaaattcctcacacatgcaacatctccattgcaaaatgtaatccaattctaGTTGAATCCCCCGAACTGTAATGCGTTTAAGGATATTTTTGTCAACCTACTAATCTTTATTAGTCTATTCTAGCTTTACGCTTGCGGTGGGGCAATGATGGTATTCGTTTACGACGGGGTGGTTCAGGGCCAAACCGGCGTGCTCTTCCCCCAGTTACAAGAGAAGGACAGTGCTATCCACCTGACCCCAGATGAGGAGACATGGATAGGTGGgtttgaagatgaaaaaaagttacttAAATACGCAGTCCTTGAGTAAACTTCTTCTTGAGTTTAGTTCGGGTCATAGCATCATTTGCTCCCAAGATTGATAAAAACACAAATGAAGTCATTATTATAATCTGACTTCcatttggactatattttgcaatgggtcagttacgttggtcacagaatcgtatttttgTGCGTAAATTAAATTTCGTAAATTATTTTACGAATAATTCCAGTCATGCTAAGCAGCGACAAAAAGGCACCATCCCTCCCTAGTAAACCAGATTTCCTTTTCAGTCGCAATAGATAAGCAATGATGCAAAACCCATGATTGATTGTAGCACTGGTAACAGGTGTCTTCATTGGTGTGCAATCAAAATATATAGTCGGCTCACCTGAAGGATGCGACGCTGATTACAACCATTACGAATTAATTTCTGCTTTCACGACCTCTCGCCGCGCTACATTAATTTCAGCGACAGACAAGATGCTACAGACTGACATTACGAATGTAAGACGGTGAATTATCTTCGTTACACCGGTTGCAAACACGGAAACGCTcatgaaataaaacataattagtTTATGATTCATGGAGACTCTAGTAAACAGACGGATTTCATTCCGAGAACATTCAATTCTCTGTACATGTACGGGTGccattagagtacctgtatagcgagagtatggacagatgtgaaactccgaaaatccatcaggccttcaccgatgcttctgcgaataaagttagggcccagaaatgcagccaacctatgaatttcaattatccagaacgatttactaatactattgttacgtaTTGttgtcgtttattaagcacgtgtttgactcagtttttacataaatttactcaattttgcggaagaacgctcatttctgtacattcttggccatcttggttagaattggaacctgcagactggcagtgaaattttgtgcgttagaagttggttagaagggtggctgcacttttgggccctaagccctccatgaagcgacctgtccatactctcgctatacaggtactctaggtgcCATTGTTACCATAATTCAGGGTGATTTTTTCTTcgacgaaaaaaaatatcatgatAAAACGggtatattttgtttttttacttttgctgATCCAAATTCAGAGACAAgaaaccctccactggcctcttggcgaccgGTGGAAGCTTTCACTTTCAGGAactcaacaattccttatggacaattatactgccgtgctaaggaaaaaggtcgtatgaaaattcgagagttgacaaaaATCCcagaataaaaaatgtatttcagaggaaagttatgcatatttttcctgaaattttcagatatttcataATAAATCATGAACAAAGTTGAccgaaaaattcgaggaaaaatattcgcaatttccccagtaaactcagtttttatcggaggaagcttggcaacgtctgaaggctcatacggcgtttttcctcagcatggcagtatagggGAGCAACAATCAACTACCTACAttgtggatgatgagcttcgggtgacgtcatgagccagaCAAGTTCCCtccggcttgtttgcaaaacggaactgtCAACATGTTCTTAaccatcaaccatgtaggttcGACAATAGAATTATGAagttccgaaagtaaaagcttccaccatgacCAAGATACTGGTGgagagtctcttgtctctgtcaAAATTTAGTTAAGTTAGTcaagtttttcatttcaaaattgtggatgatttcattttcattgcagCCAGTCTCGGTGTTCTCTTGGCTCCGTTTTCGGCGCTGCTAAGTGGTCCGGTCGTGGACGCGTTCGGCCGAAAATCgggactgatttttttcttcgtctgTTGCGGGGTCGGATTCGGTATCACAGCATGTGCCACACAGGCGTGGCATATATACATGGGCCGAACTATCTGCGGGTTTGCACTTGGTGAGGACTGATTATGAATTGCGATTTGTATCATACTTACAAAAGCATTTGCCGCACTTATATCCAAATTAATGGGCCTGTTTCAAACTTCagctacagcaaaaagacgagTTGATTAttgtagaaaatggctcaaaatcacgatgagcgcatcgcaTAGGGAAATTCTGGAATGGTCGTAATGCATAGTGACAATATCATAAATGCATTTCGGTGAATGTAGACCTCCGGTGCGCAAATAATTATAGAATGGACCAATTGGACCAATAGGAAGTTTAATCCTGACACATGTGACTTACGTACCTCGTCTAGTGACCCATTGGAGAAATTCTGCTATAGTATACCCAAAAATGGTCCTTATCGATACTCCTGTCATAAAAAGTTTCACGTGGAATatcaagatttcatttttagtcagttggaattttttagctaacgtccgttaaaaatcagcataaagctgataatctcaatacagaggggaaaagTTCATAAGacacaatttttcctcaatgAGATACGCTGTTACACACATTAGTAACGACCATTCAGGgtggcaactgcagacgcgtttcggccttattgggccaatcctcagtgcagcgcagcctcctTGTAcgagtgttgcaccaaacagcgtatgtCTTTGAGGTAAAATTGTGCTTATATGATCTTTTCCTTTCTATATTGAGATTATTAGCTTCACGCTGATTTTTAAACCTTgtctaaaaaattccaacttactgtcttgcTACTCGTGCGTCTACCGGAATCAGTtcgtgtattttatttttcatgaaatatggagatgttgcatgtgtgaggaatttgcgatttgactgttgattcttatgcaaaaaatcgcaagaaacacgattgtgctactggttttctctgaaatcatcttccaagctcaaaaaaagctctgaagttgaggccaaaatggaggggacatcccaagctatcatgagagtccacctctacatcaagacaaactctccatgcaaagataggaagcaaatacattgacagggctgccactttatttggaaactctaaaactgaaaacacggcaaccctgttaatgtatttgctccctatctttgcatggagagtttgttttgatgtcgtgggatatccccttcattttggcctcaacttgagagcttttttggagcttaggagttgatttcagagaaaaccagtggcaccatcgtgtttctcgcgaacttttacgctaaaatcaacagtcaaatcgcaaattcctcgcacatgcaacatctccattccgtgTCCAAGGAGTATCTACCAGAACGCACTCGAACGTTCGCTTCCCGGTCTCGGGGGCCCCGACTAACGGGCACAAAAGCGGGAAATCGAGGCGGAGGAACCGAAgcgaaatcaactccaaagctcaaaggaagctctcaagttgaggccaaaatggaggggatatcccacgctatcctgagagtccacctctacataaaaacaaactccatgcaaagatagggagcaaatacattgacagggctgccactttatttggggactccaaaactgaaaacacggcaaccctgctaatgtatttgctccctatctttgcatggagagtttgtcttgatgtagaggtggactctcaggatagcgtgggatatcccctccattttggccccaactcgagagcttttttgagcttgggagttgatctcagagaaaaccagtggcaccatcgtgtttctcgcggaatcaatagtcaaatcgcaaatcctcccacatgtaacatctccattgagctACGTCTTTTCGTCCGGAAAACCGCGAAGTGTGCTACAGATCCGTTTCCAGGACCCCTTGTGGACTATATTGTACTGCAAATACAATGAcggggctgccacttcatttggggactccaaaactggaaacacggcaaccctgttaatgtacttgctccctatctttgcatggagagtttttttcttcatgtcCTCATGTCCTTTTCAATCCCGTCGGATGTTCCCAGGTCTGGAGTCGGTGGGCCTGGTCTACCTCGTGGAGCTGAGCGTGAAGGAGTACCGCTCCCTCCTGCTGGGCGCGACGGCGGCCATCTACACCGTCGGCATCCTGATCAGCAACGTGGTCGGCGGCTACCTCCCGTGGCACCTGGCCTCGGGCATCTTCTCCCTCACCGCATTCGGCTTCGGCGTCGTCCACTTCTTCGCCCCCGAGTCCCCGGCCTGGCTCTACAAGTCCGGGCGCCGCGACTCCGCCGTCCTCAGCCTCCAGGCCCTCGGCCGGAGCCCCGCTAGCGTCCGCGCCGAACTCGAGTTGCTCGAGTTGTCGGCCCGGACTGTGTCCGAAAACGTGAGCGTTAGGGTGTTGCTCGAGCCGACGGTATGGAAGCCGCTGGTTATCGTGTCGCTATTGTTGGTGTTTCAAGCATTCACCGGGGGCTACCAGATCAATTCTTATAGTGAGGATATCGTCCAGCGACTCGGCACTGAATACGATCCTTTGCACGTTTCTAATATCATGTCGGTAAGTTTACTCTAACGTCTTGTCTCCATGGGACGTTTCATGGAATGTTTCctaagttcgaatcgcaggaatgagacttctgggctttttcctcgttaaacaacacaacaaaatttccTAACGTATGGCAGCCGCTGGTTATTGTGTCGCTTCTCTTGGTCTTTCAAGCAACCACCGGGGGCTACCAGATCAATTCCTATAGTGAGGATATTGTCCAGCGAGTCTGCACCAGATACGATCCTTTGCACGTTTCTAATATCATGTCGGTAAGTTTACTCTAACGTCTTGTCTCCATGGGACGTTTCATGGAATGTTTCctaagttcgaatcgcaggaatgagacttctgggctttttcctcgttaaacaacacaacaaaatttccTAACGTATGGCAGCCGCTGGTTATTGTGTCGCTTCTCTTGGTCTTTCAAGCAACCACCGGGGGCTACCAGATCAATTCCTATAGTGAGGATATTGTCCAGCGAGTCTGCACCAGATACGATCCTTTGCACGTTTCTAATATCATGTCGGTAAGTTTACTCTAACGTCTTGTCTCCATGGGACGTTTCATGGAATGTTTTCctaagttcgaatcgcaggaatgagacttctgggctttttcctcgttaaacaacacaacaaaatttccTAACGTATGGCAGCCGCTGGTTATTGTGTCGCTTCTCTTGGTCTTTCAAGCAACCACCGGGGGCTACCAGATCAATTCCTATAGTGAGGATATTGTCCAGCGACTCTGCACTAAATACGATCCTTTGCACGTTTCTAATATCATGTCGGTAAGTTTACTCTAACGCCTGCGCCTTGTCTCCGTGGGACGTTTCACGGAATTTTTCCCacgttcgaatcgcaggaatgagaCTTCTGGGTTTTTTTCCCGTTCAACAACACAAcaaaaggatgtgtcccattaagtagggtattttggccctaactttggtcgcaaattgaaacagcttagaataatgtcatgatCGACTcttggtcaaatcgactcttaatcatctaccctgtggGAACTTGttcttatttgaggtgtttttgaaaggtttttgcctga is a window from the Bemisia tabaci chromosome 10, PGI_BMITA_v3 genome containing:
- the LOC140225651 gene encoding facilitated trehalose transporter Tret1-like, which encodes MMRVDLDKNHSWKCCFRTLYACGGAMMVFVYDGVVQGQTGVLFPQLQEKDSAIHLTPDEETWIASLGVLLAPFSALLSGPVVDAFGRKSGLIFFFVCCGVGFGITACATQAWHIYMGRTICGFALGLESVGLVYLVELSVKEYRSLLLGATAAIYTVGILISNVVGGYLPWHLASGIFSLTAFGFGVVHFFAPESPAWLYKSGRRDSAVLSLQALGRSPASVRAELELLELSARTVSENVSVRVLLEPTVWKPLVIVSLLLVFQAFTGGYQINSYSEDIVQRLGTEYDPLHVSNIMSVATAVTNCTLGVYCISYMRRRPATITLSILVTLASLGAGIYELLLRGAPGPFDWLPIALLAANLSLGSVVTNISWILSGEVFPLRVRGSTTGAIFFVGWGSQSLAIKLYYASLAALRVSGLCFAYAAGSLCTVLLAVFALPETHNKTLYEVEQSFKRRESKDAETPVQDESNL